GAAAAAGCGCATAACGTATTGGATGTAGGTACAGGAACAGGAATATTAGCAATTGAAGCAGCAAAATATGCTCAAAAGGTAGTTGCCGTAGATATTAATCCTCAAGCTCTTGCTATTGCAAAGGCAAATATGTATAAAGAGAATAAAGGCAAATTAACTCATTTGGTTTTCAAGTACGCTGATATCTTTTCTGAAATCAAAGAAAAATTTGATCTCATCATATGCAATCCTCCGTATTTGCCTGCAGATCCAAACTATCCGGACATTGCTTTAGATGGCGGGAAAAAAGGATATGAATTTATTGAAAAATTCCTTAACAAAGTGAATGATGTTCTTACAAAAGATGGAAAAGTATTATTATTATTCAGTTCATTAACAAAAAAAGATAAAGTAGAGGAATTTATAAAAAAAAATCTTCTTACCTTTGAAAAGATTGACCAGGAAAAGTTTTCTTTTGAATTGCTGTATGTTTATGAGCTTCAAAAGACAGCATTAAGAAAAAAATTAGAATCTTTGAACATTAAGGACATTGCGTATTTTACCAAAGGACGCCGCGGAATTTTATTTAAAGGAATTTTGAACAAAAAACAGATAGTAGTCAAAGCAACCAATGAAACATCAAAAGCGTTTAATAGAATAGCAAATGAAGCAACGATATTGAGAAAATTAGAACAATATAATATCGCTCCAAAAATAGTCTGCGCTGAAGAGAATTTTTTAGTATATGAATTTATTGAAGGAACTTTAATTTTAAATTTTATCGAAAAAGCAATTAAAAGCGAAATTATAACTGTCATCAAAACATTATTTGAAATGATGTATCTTTTAGACACGCTTAATATTACTAAAGAAGAAATGCATCATCCTATTAAGCATATTATTATAACAACAGGTAATGATGTTAAATTGCTTGATTTTGAACGCGCTCATAGGACAGATCATCCTAAAAATGTAACTCAATTCTGCCAGTTTTTAATTAATACAGGCACAAACAATCTGCTTAAAGAAAAGGAGATTGTTATTGATAAAAAGAAAATAATTAACGCAAGTAAAATGTATCGGAAGAGAATGGATCGAAATTCATTTGGTGCGATTCTTGATTTGTTGAATGTGAACTAGTTATAACTTCTCCTCATTTATTTTTTTAGCTTTCTTCCATAGTTTCTCAAAATATTCTCTTAATACAATTAATAATGCTTTATTTTTGCTGAGTAAATTTATTCTTTCCTCTTTCATTCTATAATCCTCTAATCCTAAGATAAACTCATCATTATCTTTAATCAGAAAGTTGATTAAATCAGGAGAATTCAAGCTGCGAATATCAGCGCCTGCTTTTAAAAACTGTTTTATAACATTCTTATTTTCTTTTGTAATCTTTTTTACGATTACTTGTATTTTTACGCCACGTTCAAGAGTTCTATAAATACTTGTATTGCTTGAGAATGTTCCAATAAAAAGCGGAGCAACTTGAATTAACTGCTTTTTTGCCTTGTTCCGCAATGAAATTAATGCATGAATATGCTGTTCTCTTCCAGCGAATGTATAAACAGAAGGTGTATTTTTTTCTAGTTGAAATTGTTTAGTGTTAACGTCAAGTTGTTCTATTTCATTAATTTTTTTGTCAATATTCAGTTTTTTTGATTCTAAATAGTTATAGAGCGTACTCTTAATATCTTCAATAGCATATTTCTTAGGATTTGTGGGGATAATGCTAATAAATCCTTTGTCAACAAGATCATTAAGAACTGAATATATTCTTCCTTTCGGTACTTTTGTTTTTTTATAAATAAGATAAGCATTTGCATGGTCAATGCTTGTGAGAAAGAGTATTATTTCTTTTTCATAACTATTCAAGTCTAATTGGTTAATGAACTGTGCCGTATCCATAATAAACTTTTAAAAGTTGTTTCACCTATTTAAATATTTCTTAATGCAGCTATTTGATATAATGGATAACTATTTTACCTTACATGAACTTATAGCTCAAATTGATGGGCCCAATGGAACTATTTGTCAAAAACTCCTTGATGAAAATCTTCCTTTGTTTAGTTCTGCTCGAGGTTCAAGCCATAATCATCAGGCATGGAGAGGCGGATACTTAGATCATATTGCAGAAGTAATGAATATTGGTGTTGTTCTTTATGATCAATTAAATCGGTGTAGGAGATTGCCTTTTTCATTATCCGATGCGCTCCTTATTCTTTATCTTCATGATTTAGAAAAACCGTGGAAACATATAGAATGCGAAGATGGAACAGTAATGAGAAATCCTCAATTACTTGATAAAGAAAGTCAGATATGGCCATTTGTTGAGAAGAAGATACGAGAATACGGATTTCTCATTACAGCAGATCATTGGACAGCGCTTAAGTATGTAGAGGGTGAAAAGAAGGATTATTCATCTCAGAGAAGGGTGCAAACTCCTTTAGCAGCATTTGCTCA
This genomic interval from Candidatus Woesearchaeota archaeon contains the following:
- a CDS encoding methyltransferase, which codes for MQSPVYYPKEDSYLLQKHIQEYAEKAHNVLDVGTGTGILAIEAAKYAQKVVAVDINPQALAIAKANMYKENKGKLTHLVFKYADIFSEIKEKFDLIICNPPYLPADPNYPDIALDGGKKGYEFIEKFLNKVNDVLTKDGKVLLLFSSLTKKDKVEEFIKKNLLTFEKIDQEKFSFELLYVYELQKTALRKKLESLNIKDIAYFTKGRRGILFKGILNKKQIVVKATNETSKAFNRIANEATILRKLEQYNIAPKIVCAEENFLVYEFIEGTLILNFIEKAIKSEIITVIKTLFEMMYLLDTLNITKEEMHHPIKHIIITTGNDVKLLDFERAHRTDHPKNVTQFCQFLINTGTNNLLKEKEIVIDKKKIINASKMYRKRMDRNSFGAILDLLNVN